The Dictyoglomus sp. sequence ATAAAATAAATTAGAGTAAGAAAAAAAGAAAGCAAAATACTTCCTATTAAAATAAATAAGGATGGTTTTGATGCTACATCCAAAAGATATCCTAATACAGGGCTTAAAAAAGATCCAAGCATATAAAGACTACTAATAAAAGCAGCATAATTTTCCGAATATCCTTTTAGTACAAAATAGTCAGGAGCAAAAGTAAAAAATGATAAAGAGCCTGCATTAAAAAGTCCCCATAAAACACCTAAGATTATTACCTTTGAAGAAAGACTTTTGAACAAATTAATAAAACTAAAATTAACATCTTTTTCCATATTATCTTCTTTATAAAGAAACAATGCCCAAAGAAGGACAAAGAGTGTAAATACTAAAAGTACAATCATAGGAGATTTAAAGCCAAAACTTTGAGCTATATATGGAAAAATATTAAAAGATAAGATACTTGCAAGGGGCATAGCAGTACCCCAATATCCTATTGCTCTACCTAATTTATTTCCCTTAAACTTTTCTCCTATAATTCTTAAACCAACAACTGCAAATATTACACCCCCAAAACCAATAATGAATCTTGAAATAAGTAAAGAATTAAAATTTTTTCCTAAGAT is a genomic window containing:
- a CDS encoding MFS transporter, encoding MEKDKIFYFLTAYFLSLVLALNFQAIPPLIPFMIRELGITRSQAGLLMGVVSFPPLFFGILGGYILDRWGVKVPIIISLLLYIIGEGLFILGKNFNSLLISRFIIGFGGVIFAVVGLRIIGEKFKGNKLGRAIGYWGTAMPLASILSFNIFPYIAQSFGFKSPMIVLLVFTLFVLLWALFLYKEDNMEKDVNFSFINLFKSLSSKVIILGVLWGLFNAGSLSFFTFAPDYFVLKGYSENYAAFISSLYMLGSFLSPVLGYLLDVASKPSLFILIGSILLSFFLTLIYFISSPFIVILSGISAVLVPPTVFYLLPKFTKNLGMGYSILNIFVNFSTLISPYLIGYAKDVSGSYFISFILMSLFVLIGGILSLNLER